In Mixophyes fleayi isolate aMixFle1 chromosome 4, aMixFle1.hap1, whole genome shotgun sequence, the following proteins share a genomic window:
- the LOC142150330 gene encoding E3 ubiquitin/ISG15 ligase TRIM25-like codes for MHTLVSECQRKFHFSLLLSAMASADLRQELNCSICRNIYTDPVTLRCGHNFCRVCIDRVLDTQEGSGVYTCPECRAEFQDRPVLEKNRKLCNIAEHVRSIPEEETGIFCTYCIHSPVPALKTCLRCEASLCDIHCKTHNKSAEHVLIDPTTSLEKRKCSLHKKILEYYCTEDAVCICVSCCLIGEHRGHQMKSLDEASEKKKEKLRNVLQKLFTKREETERRVQSLQERRREDPEKESGVTETVTALFRDIRRQLEDLEMRVLSEISRHEESFSLPVSDLIQQLEIKKDELSRKMRHIEELCNMSDPVTVLQEPDTGDLCDTENRERHDDQVHGVGDLDVGLISGTLHTLSDIITGINTGIYVQDPTDILLDVNTANRHIHISGDRRTASVSDIGQDLPVISERFQVFPQVISTRRFSSGRHYWEVDVRESGWWSVGMCYPSIDRRGDQSLIGDNNKSWCLGGWCNNQYTVIHDSKEIQLPDNIPYDRVRIYLDYEAGQMSFYALCDPIRHLHTVTATFTEPLHAALWVGDGCIKISVENREMREM; via the coding sequence ATGCACACACTGGTTTCTGAGTGTCAGAGAAAATTTCATTTCTCCCttctgctgtcagcgatggcATCTGCTGATCTAAGACAGGAGCTGAACTGTTCCATCTGCcggaacatttatacagatcctgtaacactgagatgtggacacaacttctgccgggtctgtattgatcgtgtgctggatacacaggaggggtctggagtttatacctgtcctgaatgcagagcagagttTCAGGATCGTCCTGTTCTAGAGAAAAACAGGAAACTGTGCAACATAGCAGAACATGTCCGTTCTATTCCAGAGGAGGAAACTGGGATATTCTGCACTTATTGTATCCACTCTCCAGTACCTGCTCTTAAAACCTGCCTCAGGTGTGAGGCTTCTCTCTGTGATATACATTGTAAGACACACAACAAGTCAGCAGAACATGTTTTAATTGATCCCACCACTTCCTTGGAGAAGAGAAAATGTTCTCTCCATAAGAAGATCCTGGAGTATTACTGCACTGAGGATGCTGTCTGTAtctgtgtctcctgctgtctgaTCGGGGAGCACAGAGGACATCAGATGAAGTCACTGGATGAGGcctctgagaagaagaaggagaaactgagaaatgttctgcagaaactgttcacaaagagagaggagactgagagaagagtccagagtctgcaggagcgcaggagagaagaTCCGGAAAAAGAATCTGGTGTAACAGAGACagtcactgccctgtttagagacatcaggagacagctggaagacCTAGAGATGAGAGTCCTAAGTGAGATCTCCAGGCATGAAGAGAGCTTTTCACTCCCAGTTtctgatctgatccagcagctggaaataaagaaggacgagctgtccaggaagatgcgtcacattgaggagctgtgtaacatgtctgatccagtgactgtcttacaggaaccagacacaggtgacttgtgtgatactgagaatagagagagacatgatgaccaggtccatggtgtaggagatctggatgtgggtctcatctcagggacattacacacattatctgatataataacaggtataaatACAGGGATCTATGTGCAGGATcctacagacatattactggatgtaaacacagctaatagacatatacatatatcaggtgaCAGGAGAACTGCTTCAGTGTCAGATATAGGCCAGGATCTTCCAGTAATATCAGAGAGATTTCAGGTTTTTCCTCAGGTAATAAGCACCAGGAGATTTTCCtcagggcgacattactgggaagtggatgTCAGGGAATCAGGATGGTGGAGtgtagggatgtgttatcccagtatagacaggagaggagatCAGTCACTTATTGGAGATAATAACAAGTCCTGGTGTTTGGGTGGTTGGTGTAATAATCAGTATACAGTGATACATGACAGTAAAGAGATCCAGTTACCTGACAATATTCCCTATGATAGagtgaggatatatctggattatgaggctggacagaTGTCCTTTTATGCTCTGTGTGACCcaatcagacacttacacaccgtcactgccaccttcactgagccccttcatgctgcattatggGTAGGGGATGGTTGTATAAAGATATCTGTGGAGAATCGAGAAATGAGAGAAATGTAA